The proteins below come from a single Pseudodesulfovibrio sp. JC047 genomic window:
- the nadB gene encoding L-aspartate oxidase — MNNFRLQSDALIIGSGIAGSMAALTLADQGGDVILITAGEDLKSGNTSLAQGGIVYRNENDDPKFLEKDILTAGWKHNFTRAVRYLARKGPEVLQETFLEKYKIPFNQRKPNDWYLTREGGHGLPRILYCDDHTGRNIMEVLSEAVEAHENIRVLTRRTAIDLLTTQHHAKHLDFKYNLSNQCIGAYVFNENLGKVETILSKFTLLATGGIGQVFLHTTNTTGSIGSGLAMAHRAGARLMNCEYVQFHPTALYGGNKRGERRFLVSEAVRGEGAVLVNAQGEQFMPRYDTRADLAPRDIVTRAIMDEMLHSDADCVYLDTSGIKSDVKKRFPTISDTCQKMGVDMGTDLVPVVPAAHYFCGGILVDNRGRSTLEKLYAAGECSCTGVHGANRLASTSLLEGMLWGYSVGHDMASRMTRSAALSRKLNDSIPDWVSIGHEHDEDPALIAQDWSNIRNTMWNYVGIARTSNRLNRAFSDMRKLTKNLQDFYRQTEISKNIIDLFHGSQTAYIVTLAALRNTETKGCHYRID; from the coding sequence CTCACCCTGGCCGATCAGGGGGGAGACGTCATCCTCATCACAGCCGGAGAAGATCTCAAAAGCGGGAACACTTCCCTGGCACAGGGCGGCATCGTCTACCGCAACGAAAACGACGATCCAAAGTTTTTGGAAAAGGATATCCTCACAGCCGGGTGGAAGCACAACTTTACCCGCGCCGTGCGATATCTTGCTCGCAAAGGCCCTGAAGTCCTTCAGGAAACCTTTCTCGAAAAGTACAAAATCCCTTTCAACCAACGGAAGCCCAACGACTGGTACCTGACTCGCGAAGGTGGCCACGGTTTGCCAAGAATTCTGTACTGTGACGACCATACTGGCCGAAACATCATGGAAGTTCTCAGCGAAGCGGTTGAAGCCCATGAAAACATTCGTGTCCTGACACGCCGCACCGCCATTGATCTGCTGACGACACAGCACCATGCCAAGCACTTGGATTTCAAATACAATTTGTCAAACCAGTGCATCGGCGCCTATGTCTTCAACGAGAATTTAGGCAAAGTGGAAACCATTCTGTCCAAATTCACCTTGTTGGCGACCGGCGGTATCGGACAAGTATTCTTACATACCACGAATACCACCGGATCTATCGGCTCAGGGCTGGCCATGGCCCACAGGGCCGGTGCACGGCTCATGAACTGCGAATACGTGCAGTTCCACCCCACAGCCCTCTATGGAGGGAATAAACGTGGAGAACGGCGTTTCCTGGTTTCTGAGGCGGTCCGAGGTGAAGGAGCTGTCCTTGTCAACGCACAAGGCGAGCAGTTCATGCCACGATACGACACACGCGCAGACCTCGCCCCTCGCGACATCGTAACCCGGGCTATCATGGATGAAATGCTGCATTCCGATGCTGATTGTGTCTACCTTGACACCTCCGGCATCAAATCGGATGTCAAAAAACGTTTCCCGACCATTTCGGACACTTGTCAAAAAATGGGTGTCGATATGGGCACGGATCTGGTCCCCGTGGTCCCGGCCGCACACTATTTCTGTGGCGGCATTCTGGTGGACAACAGAGGTCGTTCCACTCTGGAAAAACTTTACGCCGCCGGCGAATGTAGTTGTACTGGCGTTCATGGTGCCAACCGTCTGGCCAGCACCTCACTTCTTGAAGGAATGCTCTGGGGATACAGTGTCGGCCACGACATGGCCTCCCGCATGACCCGTTCCGCCGCACTGAGCCGCAAGCTCAACGACTCGATCCCGGACTGGGTCAGCATCGGGCACGAGCACGACGAGGACCCCGCACTGATTGCGCAGGACTGGTCAAATATTCGAAATACCATGTGGAATTATGTGGGTATTGCCCGGACAAGCAATCGATTGAACCGGGCCTTTTCCGACATGCGCAAATTGACCAAAAATTTGCAGGACTTCTATCGTCAGACAGAAATCAGCAAAAACATCATCGACCTGTTCCACGGTTCGCAAACTGCCTACATCGTGACGCTGGCTGCCCTTCGCAATACCGAAACAAAGGGCTGTCACTACCGTATCGACTAG